In Haliotis asinina isolate JCU_RB_2024 chromosome 16, JCU_Hal_asi_v2, whole genome shotgun sequence, the following are encoded in one genomic region:
- the LOC137268729 gene encoding uncharacterized protein, giving the protein MNGADPDDSPNSESEAQEWTDGCVVCKRLGHKYEEEYKKDPRHAKIQLHTEHNIIRGKKSKEKSSILGKVAKAASALRNSGGGVLLVHLEGTSPEDRCLEFFDEFVGRTFTTLLEGGELYTDSYERYFLSDQPEFKDACDFVVVKVNKTAGLATVDFNTKANNDNENLDINSLILREVLGKEETKEENQASLRSLPQNANTFHEDRHTQLKAFKDNTEEIKRKHADVAKLTDHIWHNLKLKDNITSMSKLIQGGSYYLGVNEKKVVTQRGYQTKVAEVVGFKLHVSQASLIENIYKKVGTDLCVLTRKGGFTDAPRDLIKIAFHPVQQSEFYVLEVAIRYCDGVVFYDRQGPRSYILDDKDRIVRRMRRVDWLKKSRTLTTTPLKPQLQTTDQFPDTI; this is encoded by the exons ATGAACGGAGCCGACCCGG ATGATTCACCCAACAGTGAAAGTGAAGCACAAGAGTGGACAG ATGGATGTGTTGTGTGTAAAAGATTAGGACACAAGTACGAAGAAGAATACAAGAAAGATCCACGACACGCAAAGATACAACTCCATACAGAACACAACATCATCCGGGGAAAGAAAAGCAAAGAGAAGTCATCAATCTTGGGGAAAGTAGCAAAAGCAGCATCAGCGTTACGTAACAGTGGCGGGGGAGTGTTGTTAGTTCACTTAGAGGGGACGTCACCAGAAGATAGATGTCTCGAGTTCTTTGATGAATTTGTAGGTAGGACTTTCACAACCTTACTGGAAGGCGGCGAACTGTATACTGATTCATATGAAAGATACTTTCTTAGTGATCAACCGGAATTCAAGGACGCAtgtgattttgttgttgttaaagTTAACAAAACGGCAGGTTTAGCTACAGTTGATTTCAACACCAAGGCAAACAATGACAATGAGAACCTAGATATAAATTCATTGATCCTACGTGAAGTATTGGGTAAAGAAGAAACAAAAGAAGAGAACCAAGCGTCTCTCAGGAGTCTGCCCCAAAATGCGAACACTTTTCATGAGGATCGACATACACAGTTGAAAGCGTTTAAAGACAACACGGAAGAGATAAAGCGTAAACATGCTGACGTTGCAAAGCTGACTGATCATATCTGGCACAATCTTAAACTGAAAGATAACATCACTTCTATGTCAAAGTTGATTCAAGGTGGGTCATACTACCTGGGAGTTAACGAAAAGAAAGTTGTCACACAGAGAGGTTATCAAACAAAAGTTGCTGAAGTTGTTGGTTTCAAACTACATGTGAGTCAGGCATCCTTGATCGAGAATATCTACAAGAAGGTTGGGACTGATCTGTGTGTTCTGACCAGGAAGGGAGGGTTCACAGACGCTCCTAGAGACCTGATAAAGATAGCATTCCACCCTGTCCAACAGTCCGAGTTTTACGTTTTGGAAGTAGCCATTCGATATTGCGACGGTGTTGTTTTCTATGACAGACAAGGACCAAGGTCGTACATTCTTGATGATAAAGACCGCATTGTTCGAAGGATGAGAAGGGTTGATTGGCTTAAAAAATCTCGGACATTAACTACAACGCCTCTTAAACCTCAGTTACAGACCACAGACCAGTTTCCTGACACTATTTAA